TTTGTCGTGCGGCACTCTGCCGCCGGGATTGAACCAGCAGATCAGCTCCTGCATCTTGAGCCGCTCGTGCAGCGCCCGGATGCGCTCAATACACTCGGCCGGCGAACCAAAGACCGCCATGTTGTGGGTCATGGTCTCGAAGGTCAGGCTGTCTACGTTTTTCTGGACTTCTTGCAGATAGCGGTAGCTGTCCGAGCCGCTCTGGGCGTCCACGGCCGCCCGGACCATACCCGACACGCTCTGGAAATAATTGCCCAGGCTGGGCTCAATGTCGTCGCGGACCTCGGCCAGACTGTCGCCCGGCCGCATGAAAAACATGGTCGAAACGTCCGGTCGGGCCTCACCGTTTGAGACTGGACTGTCGGCCCAGGCCTGGCGATAGCGGTCAACCTGCTCGTACATGCGGGGCAGCGGGTTGGTGACCGAGGCGACAAAGACCGGATAGTGCTCGTGGCCGGCAAACACCGCCGTCTCCGGACTGTTGGCGGCAACCCGCAGCGGGGGGTGGGGTTTTTGGAACGGCTTGGGCACGACGCTTGTCTCGGGGATGTGGTAGAACTGCCCATCGTAGGAGAAGGAGTCGGTTGTCCAGGCTTTCTTGATGATCTCGAGCGACTCCTCAAAGCGCTGACGGCTCTCTTCGCGCGAGGCGTTGAAGCCGGCAAAGTGGAGCGGGATCGCGCCCCGGCCAACACCGAACTCCAGCCGGCCGTTGCTCAACAGGTCCACGGTCGCACCGTCCTCGGCGCTGCGGATGGGATGCCACAGCGGCAGCAGGCTGACGGCGATGCCGAGCCGGATGGCGCGGGTTTTCTGGGCAATGGCGGTGGCCACAATCAGGGGCGAGGACATGATCGAAAAGGGTTTGTAAAAATGCAGCTCGGCCAGCCAGGCGCAGCTGAAGCCGAGTTCGTCACCGTACTGGACCTGCTCAATC
The Desulfurellaceae bacterium genome window above contains:
- a CDS encoding LLM class flavin-dependent oxidoreductase gives rise to the protein MKFGLFYQLPCADDQSDITRYRETIEQVQYGDELGFSCAWLAELHFYKPFSIMSSPLIVATAIAQKTRAIRLGIAVSLLPLWHPIRSAEDGATVDLLSNGRLEFGVGRGAIPLHFAGFNASREESRQRFEESLEIIKKAWTTDSFSYDGQFYHIPETSVVPKPFQKPHPPLRVAANSPETAVFAGHEHYPVFVASVTNPLPRMYEQVDRYRQAWADSPVSNGEARPDVSTMFFMRPGDSLAEVRDDIEPSLGNYFQSVSGMVRAAVDAQSGSDSYRYLQEVQKNVDSLTFETMTHNMAVFGSPAECIERIRALHERLKMQELICWFNPGGRVPHDKVLAAMNRFATQVAPAVQDL